The Triticum aestivum cultivar Chinese Spring chromosome 3A, IWGSC CS RefSeq v2.1, whole genome shotgun sequence genome includes a region encoding these proteins:
- the LOC123059829 gene encoding alpha-1,3-arabinosyltransferase XAT3 — translation MKQQGFGGVRFESQRFRLLSIVVGCFLISVTFLLSTRPESTVFDTLSPKMAWLEETRSTPVRSAVKTVNPSSSSLPRGLGRDFLVDVAPKQGDAHGRQPEQSAGEKTETEWVKDTVIIQESSAVAAERAEQEEAEQGHGADAGAGEDATPGATEEVVRDDVVRPTAAVITARPAVETTPTPATTTRHDQDQLLPMPEGETRKAGGRMMKLHAEPATTEQHQLPTPGRLETPEPERAARDQPQQPLPPLCDFSDRRSDVCDFTGDIRMDANASSFVVVVDAATAAQSHKVRPYPRKGDQTCMGRVPEITVRTTSSSSTPPPPQCTRTHGVPAVTFSIGGYTGNIFHDFSDVLVPLYNTVHRYRGDVQLVMANVAPWWLLKYDKLLRELSRHAPLDLAAAAAKGETHCFRHAVVSLRAHRELIIERDRSPDGLATPDFTRFIRRALSLPRDAPTRLADGTGRKPRLLIIARHRTRILLNLGDMLRVAEEAGFEAAVSESDVGDPISRVGAEINSADVLVGVHGAGLTNMMFLPPGATMVQVVPWGGLQWIARMDYGDPAEAMGLRYVQYEIGVEESSLKDTYPRGHKIFTDPTSLHKKGFGFMRHTLMDGQNITLDLGRFRGVLQQALGNYLAQ, via the exons ATGAAGCAGCAGGGCTTCGGCGGCGTGCGGTTCGAGTCGCAGCGGTTCCGGCTGCTGTCCATCGTCGTCGGCTGCTTCCTCATCTCCGTCACCTTCCTCCTCTCCACCCGCCCCGAGTCCACCGTCTTCGACACAC TGAGCCCCAAGATGGCGTGGTTGGAGGAGACGCGGAGCACGCCGGTGAGGTCGGCCGTCAAGACCGtcaacccctcctcctcctccctgcccCGCGGCTTAGGCCGGGATTTCCTGGTGGACGTCGCGCCAAAGCAGGGAGACGCCCATGGACGGCAGCCGGAGCAGAGCGCCGGCGAGAAGACAGAGACGGAAT GGGTGAAGGACACGGTGATAATCCAGGAGAGCAGCGCCGTCGCCGCCGAGAGGGCAGAGCAGGAGGAGGCAGAGCAAGGCCACGGCGccgacgccggcgccggcgaggacgCTACACCAG GTGCGACGGAGGAGGTGGTCCGCGACGACGTCGTGCGGCCCACGGCGGCCGTGATCACCGCGCGTCCGGCCGTGGAGACGACGCCGACGCCTGCGACGACGACTCGGCACGACCAGGACCAGCTGCTGCCAATGCCAG AGGGGGAGACCCGTAAGGCCGGCGGCCGGATGATGAAGCTCCATGCCGAGCCGGCGACGACGGAGCAGCACCAGCTGCCGACGCCGGGGAGGTTGGAGACGCCGGAACCGGAAC GTGCCGCCCGGGACCAACCGCAGCAGCCTCTGCCGCCGTTGTGCGACTTCTCCGACCGCCGCAGCGACGTGTGCGACTTCACCGGCGACATCCGCATGGACGCCAACGCGTCGTCGTTCGTCGTGGTCGTTGACGCCGCGACGGCCGCGCAGTCGCACAAGGTGCGGCCGTACCCGCGCAAGGGCGACCAGACGTGCATGGGCCGCGTGCCCGAGATCACCGTGCGCACGACGTCCTCGTCGTCGACGCCCCCACCGCCGCAGTGCACCAGGACGCACGGCGTGCCGGCGGTGACGTTCTCGATCGGCGGGTACACGGGCAACATCTTCCACGACTTCTCCGACGTGCTCGTCCCGCTCTACAACACGGTGCACCGGTACCGCGGCGACGTGCAGCTGGTGATGGCGAACGTGGCGCCCTGGTGGCTGCTCAAGTACGACAAGCTCCTCCGCGAGctctcccgccacgcgcccctcgACCTCGCCGCGGCCGCCGCCAAAGGGGAGACGCACTGCTTCCGGCACGCGGTGGTGAGCCTCCGCGCGCACCGGGAGCTGATCATCGAGCGCGACCGCAGCCCGGACGGCCTCGCCACGCCGGACTTCACCCGGTTCATACGGCGCGCGCTCTCCCTGCCCCGCGACGCGCCCACCCGGCTCGCCGACGGCACGGGCCGCAAGCCCCGGCTGCTCATCATCGCGCGGCACCGGACTCGCATCCTGCTCAACCTCGGCGACATGCTGCGCGTGGCGGAGGAGGCCGGGTTCGAGGCGGCGGTGAGCGAGTCGGACGTGGGCGACCCCATCTCGCGCGTCGGCGCGGAGATCAACTCCGCCGACGTGCTGGTGGGGGTGCACGGCGCCGGGCTGACCAACATGATGTTCCTGCCGCCGGGGGCGACGATGGTGCAGGTGGTGCCGTGGGGCGGGCTGCAGTGGATCGCGCGCATGGACTACGGCGACCCCGCCGAGGCCATGGGGCTCCGGTACGTGCAGTACGAGATCGGCGTGGAGGAGAGCTCGCTCAAGGACACGTACCCGAGGGGACACAAGATCTTCACCGACCCGACGTCGCTCCACAAGAAGGGCTTCGGCTTCATGCGCCACACGCTCATGGACGGCCAGAACATCACCCTCGACCTCGGCCGCTTCCGCGGCGTGCTCCAGCAGGCGCTCGGCAACTACCTCGCGCAGTAG